Proteins from a single region of Segatella copri:
- a CDS encoding RagB/SusD family nutrient uptake outer membrane protein, translating into MKNKIKTLLLTGCVSLALGTSLSSCQDYLDKEPDSTVSADDAFANFRNFQGFVEEIYNCIPDKEKCNYCPSWNWGDDEIFNPEADNRMTHQVDLGNFRAWESTGNWLKRDGSSTSTNKFDHGIWNHAWYCIRKCNLGLQNIDKFVTGSAEEKKLIEGQLYFFRAWWHEEMMQYFGGMPYVDTFLGDNAEQRLPRLSFQECADKAAADFRKAADLLPINWDKTSAGLATQGKNDLRINKIMALGYLGKTYLWAASPLMKNGAQTGASKNGKTYDYDQEYAKKAAEAFGELLSLVEAGQTQYALAEFKYSDIYNHEKSADANSCFSDIFYTKKQNWKMPGTVEAIFRGPSADFNGSNWNTSKVFGPKVQKVVAHDNVIHQPTANLVEAYGMANGEPIYLVENGKYVLNPKSGFDPTHPFKNRDPRFYHDIVFDGFKYLNGTPGQYADLQYCQLYTGGNMRPVANASRTGYFIQKLVPHTCNEVDKDYDWGSALHCYLPYMRLADIYLMYAEACAAFGGASGKSSNFGKTAEDAINTLRDRCGAGHVAPEFVADNHKFMDEVRREREVELSFEGFRFCDLQRWLLLTEAPYNQKFSQEFDRVESADFYTKNDPKDAQVANYRRKLILTRNFDAKHYWFPLPIKETQISSEFRQNPGW; encoded by the coding sequence ATGAAAAATAAGATAAAGACATTATTGTTGACGGGATGCGTCTCGCTGGCTCTCGGTACTTCGCTGAGTTCTTGTCAAGACTACTTGGACAAGGAGCCAGACTCAACAGTTTCTGCAGACGATGCCTTTGCCAATTTCCGTAATTTCCAAGGTTTCGTTGAGGAAATATACAACTGTATCCCTGATAAAGAGAAATGTAACTATTGTCCTTCATGGAACTGGGGTGATGATGAAATCTTCAATCCTGAGGCTGATAATAGAATGACCCATCAGGTTGATTTAGGTAACTTCCGTGCATGGGAATCTACTGGTAACTGGCTAAAGCGTGATGGTTCTTCTACTTCCACAAATAAGTTCGACCACGGTATTTGGAACCATGCGTGGTATTGCATCAGAAAATGTAATCTCGGTTTACAGAATATCGACAAGTTTGTGACTGGAAGTGCTGAAGAGAAAAAACTGATAGAGGGTCAGCTCTATTTCTTCCGTGCATGGTGGCATGAGGAAATGATGCAGTATTTTGGTGGTATGCCTTATGTGGATACTTTTCTCGGTGACAATGCCGAGCAGAGATTGCCACGCCTTTCTTTTCAGGAATGCGCTGATAAAGCGGCAGCAGATTTCCGCAAGGCTGCCGATTTGTTGCCTATTAATTGGGATAAGACTTCTGCAGGTTTAGCCACACAAGGTAAGAATGATCTTCGCATCAATAAGATCATGGCTCTTGGTTATCTTGGTAAAACCTATCTTTGGGCTGCTAGTCCTTTGATGAAGAATGGTGCGCAGACTGGTGCCAGCAAGAATGGCAAGACTTATGATTATGATCAAGAATATGCTAAGAAGGCAGCTGAGGCTTTTGGTGAACTGCTCTCTCTTGTGGAAGCTGGTCAGACACAATATGCATTGGCAGAGTTTAAGTACTCAGACATCTACAATCATGAGAAATCTGCTGATGCCAATAGCTGTTTTTCTGATATATTCTATACCAAGAAGCAGAACTGGAAAATGCCAGGAACGGTTGAAGCAATCTTCCGTGGTCCATCTGCTGATTTTAATGGCTCTAACTGGAATACCTCTAAGGTCTTTGGCCCTAAGGTACAGAAAGTAGTTGCTCATGATAATGTCATTCACCAACCTACGGCCAACCTTGTAGAGGCTTATGGAATGGCTAACGGAGAGCCAATCTATTTGGTTGAGAATGGTAAGTATGTACTCAATCCAAAGTCTGGCTTCGACCCTACCCATCCTTTCAAAAATCGTGATCCCCGTTTCTACCACGATATCGTCTTCGATGGTTTTAAGTATTTGAACGGAACACCTGGTCAGTATGCAGATTTACAGTATTGCCAATTATATACGGGTGGTAATATGCGCCCTGTCGCAAATGCAAGCCGTACGGGTTATTTCATTCAGAAGTTGGTGCCTCATACTTGTAATGAAGTGGATAAAGATTACGATTGGGGTTCAGCTTTACACTGCTATTTGCCATATATGCGTCTTGCAGACATATACTTGATGTATGCAGAGGCTTGTGCTGCATTCGGTGGTGCTTCTGGCAAGTCTTCAAACTTTGGCAAGACCGCAGAAGATGCAATTAATACACTTCGCGACCGTTGTGGTGCAGGTCATGTTGCTCCAGAATTTGTTGCAGACAACCATAAGTTCATGGATGAGGTCCGTCGTGAGCGTGAGGTAGAACTTTCTTTCGAAGGATTCCGTTTTTGTGACTTGCAGCGTTGGTTGCTTCTGACAGAGGCACCATATAATCAAAAATTCTCACAGGAGTTTGACCGTGTGGAAAGTGCAGACTTCTATACGAAGAATGATCCTAAGGACGCTCAGGTTGCCAATTATCGTAGAAAGTTGATATTGACTCGTAATTTCGATGCCAAGCACTATTGGTTCCCATTGCCAATCAAGGAGACTCAGATCAGTTCAGAGTTTAGACAAAATCCAGGCTGGTAA
- a CDS encoding SusC/RagA family TonB-linked outer membrane protein, which yields MNSRFKSYNYKLFVASLVALAPLGANAKTAQTSESDTASADKEMVQVAYRKVAKDDILGGVSVVDVENLMKKNYHTYSLDNMQGYVGGWNGNSLWGMDADNAGYLVLVDGVPREANNVQPSEIAQISFLKGAQAVVLYGSKAAKGAVVITTKRGHNDGLKVEVQANAGLNVAKSYPEYLSSAEYMTLYNEARRNDGLSELYSSEDIYNHGAGLNPYRYPNLDFYSSDYLRKMNSRYEATAEISGGGKRAHFYSNINYYRQGDYFKFGEAKNNNTQRFSVRGNVDIDITDDIKAWVNSSATFYDSHSAKGNYWEAAATWRPNFPQNAAPLISTDMIAPNAKAAWDLMSVAKLVDGKYFLAGTQANSSNVFADIYSAGSSKFTSRQFQFDTGININLHKVLKGLSFETHFAVDYATSYNTSFDNSYAVYIPTWANIDGKDMIVALKKEGEDKKSGNQNISGSTDNQTMFFSGQFNYNNTFNKVHNLSAMLIASGFQQSKSGQYHKNSSANLAFDASYNYDQKYYADFGLAAIHSAQLAPGHREALSPSLSLGWRLKNEAFLKNSKVVDDMLISVSGSIINEDIDIANGDKRYYLYQSIWTSDYGYGWYDGASDKYTYSKRGENKDLDFIKRKELSLNFKTSLWQKLVTLDASFFINSMEGYLISSPTFYPSHLNTGYPAASFMPVLNYNNNRRVGFDFAANFNKKVGDVDLSLGVTGTYYTTKATKRDENNVEQYQNRQGKALDGIWGYKSAGLFQSEEEIKNSPDQSYFGGTVKPGDIKYVDVNGDNKIDQYDQVFLGKGGWYGAPFTLGVNLTAKWKNFTFFALGTGNFGAWGVKNNSYWWVKGDSKYSAVVRNRWTEETKETATYPRLTSLDGNNNFQTSDFWMYKTDAFRLAKVQITYDLPSTLFQKTWLKGLSAYVSGANLLTISGEREVLEMNVGSAPQTRYYNIGVKATF from the coding sequence ATGAATTCAAGATTCAAATCATATAATTATAAGCTTTTTGTAGCAAGTCTCGTGGCTTTGGCTCCTCTTGGTGCCAATGCCAAGACTGCACAGACAAGCGAATCCGACACAGCCAGTGCCGACAAGGAGATGGTTCAGGTGGCTTACCGAAAGGTAGCCAAGGATGATATCTTGGGCGGTGTGTCTGTAGTCGATGTAGAGAACTTGATGAAGAAGAACTACCATACTTATAGCCTCGACAATATGCAAGGTTATGTAGGTGGTTGGAATGGCAATTCTCTCTGGGGTATGGATGCCGATAACGCTGGTTATCTCGTCTTGGTAGATGGTGTGCCTCGTGAAGCTAACAACGTTCAACCAAGTGAGATTGCACAGATTTCTTTCCTCAAGGGTGCGCAGGCTGTGGTGCTCTATGGTAGCAAGGCTGCCAAGGGTGCTGTAGTCATAACCACCAAGCGTGGTCATAATGACGGCTTGAAGGTCGAGGTGCAGGCTAATGCAGGTTTGAATGTAGCAAAGTCTTATCCTGAGTATCTTAGCAGTGCAGAGTATATGACTCTCTATAACGAGGCTCGTCGTAATGATGGTCTGTCTGAGCTTTATTCTTCTGAGGATATCTATAATCATGGAGCAGGTTTGAACCCTTATCGTTATCCTAATCTCGATTTCTATTCTTCTGATTATCTCAGAAAGATGAACAGCCGTTATGAGGCTACTGCAGAAATCAGCGGTGGTGGTAAGCGAGCTCACTTCTATAGCAATATCAACTATTATCGCCAGGGCGATTATTTCAAGTTTGGTGAGGCTAAGAATAATAATACCCAGCGCTTCAGCGTTCGTGGTAATGTGGATATAGACATTACTGATGATATTAAGGCTTGGGTCAACTCCAGTGCAACCTTCTATGATTCTCATTCTGCAAAGGGTAATTACTGGGAAGCTGCTGCTACTTGGCGTCCTAATTTTCCACAGAATGCAGCTCCTCTTATCTCCACAGATATGATAGCCCCTAATGCTAAGGCTGCTTGGGACTTGATGAGCGTTGCGAAGTTGGTAGATGGCAAATACTTTCTTGCTGGTACTCAGGCAAACTCTTCCAATGTTTTTGCTGACATCTATTCTGCAGGAAGTAGTAAATTTACTAGTCGTCAATTCCAGTTTGATACGGGTATCAATATCAACTTGCACAAGGTGTTGAAGGGCTTGTCTTTCGAGACTCATTTCGCAGTCGACTATGCTACCTCTTATAATACTTCTTTCGATAATAGCTATGCTGTTTATATCCCAACATGGGCTAACATTGATGGCAAGGATATGATTGTCGCATTGAAGAAGGAAGGTGAGGATAAAAAGTCTGGCAACCAGAACATCAGTGGAAGTACAGATAACCAGACCATGTTTTTCTCTGGTCAGTTCAACTACAACAATACTTTCAACAAGGTTCACAATCTGTCGGCAATGTTGATAGCTTCTGGCTTCCAGCAGTCGAAGTCTGGACAGTATCATAAGAACTCTAGTGCCAATCTTGCATTCGATGCTTCTTACAATTATGACCAGAAATATTATGCAGATTTTGGATTAGCTGCCATCCACTCTGCCCAGTTGGCTCCAGGTCATCGCGAGGCTCTCTCACCATCACTTTCTTTGGGTTGGAGACTCAAGAATGAGGCTTTCTTGAAGAATTCCAAGGTGGTAGATGACATGCTGATTAGTGTATCAGGTAGTATTATCAATGAGGATATTGATATAGCAAATGGTGACAAACGCTACTATCTCTATCAGAGTATTTGGACTTCTGATTACGGCTATGGATGGTATGATGGAGCTAGCGATAAATACACCTATTCAAAAAGAGGTGAGAACAAAGACCTTGATTTTATCAAGCGCAAAGAGTTGTCTCTGAATTTCAAGACATCCTTGTGGCAAAAATTGGTGACATTGGATGCAAGTTTCTTCATCAATTCGATGGAGGGTTATCTTATCTCTTCGCCAACATTCTATCCATCTCATTTGAATACTGGTTATCCAGCGGCTTCGTTTATGCCTGTACTGAATTACAACAATAATCGTAGAGTAGGATTTGATTTCGCAGCCAACTTCAATAAGAAGGTAGGTGATGTGGATCTCTCACTTGGTGTGACTGGTACTTACTATACAACCAAGGCTACCAAACGAGATGAGAACAACGTAGAGCAGTATCAGAACAGACAAGGAAAGGCACTTGATGGCATTTGGGGCTACAAGAGCGCAGGTCTCTTCCAAAGCGAGGAGGAAATCAAAAATTCTCCAGACCAAAGCTATTTTGGTGGAACAGTTAAACCTGGTGACATCAAGTATGTGGATGTAAATGGTGATAATAAAATTGACCAATACGACCAAGTCTTCTTGGGTAAGGGTGGTTGGTACGGAGCACCATTCACGCTTGGTGTCAATCTTACAGCTAAGTGGAAGAACTTTACCTTCTTCGCTCTTGGTACCGGTAACTTCGGTGCTTGGGGTGTCAAGAATAATTCTTATTGGTGGGTAAAGGGCGATAGCAAATATTCTGCTGTAGTTCGTAACCGATGGACTGAGGAAACAAAAGAGACTGCAACCTATCCTCGTTTGACATCTCTTGATGGTAACAACAACTTCCAGACATCAGACTTCTGGATGTACAAGACAGATGCATTCCGCTTGGCTAAGGTCCAGATAACTTACGACTTGCCTAGTACTTTGTTCCAAAAGACATGGCTTAAGGGGTTGTCGGCATACGTAAGCGGAGCTAACTTGCTTACCATTTCAGGAGAGCGCGAAGTCTTAGAGATGAACGTTGGGTCTGCGCCTCAGACACGCTATTATAATATAGGTGTGAAGGCAACATTCTAA
- a CDS encoding RagB/SusD family nutrient uptake outer membrane protein: MKVKNIFILAAMSLTLASCSDLFEPADENNRGLDEIYNEPTYAQGLLGYGYAMLPYNTKSVTDVATDDAVSNDLTNGYLKMATGSWTANSDPMSKWTNGRASIQYLNIFLQEVDKVNWAKDENARKMYCDSRKGEAYALRALNLYYLLMNHGGWTADGKLLGVPNLTEPETSTDDFNKPRNTFQECLDQIYSDLDEAAKLLPLDYNDLTDDNAVPAKYKEIGVKTAGDYNRVFGSIMRGRISGRIAEAIRSQVSLLAASPAFSEGTNVDYAKAADDAATVLDRINGVNGLSATGNNWFMQTKEIDALGSGACPAEILWRGSRTNGSEDYDFGLNQEADNFPPSLYGKGRINPTQNLVDAFPAVNGYPITDARSEYDKLNPYSNRDPRLDLYIIHDGSTYKGKTIHTDITTANNNDGLNKISNSTRTGYYMKKLLREDCNPDPNAKNAQYHYPVYIRYTEIFLDYAEAANEAWGPQGKGSHNYSAYDVIKAIRERAGVGEFGEDPYLDECAGSKEKMRELIRNERRLELCFENKRFSDLRRWKAPLNEAVRGIEITSEAGAPLYKVMKVEDRNYKDYMYYGPIPQSEMLKWSNLQQNKGWEVKNND, from the coding sequence ATGAAAGTAAAAAATATATTTATATTAGCAGCAATGTCGCTTACTTTGGCTTCTTGCTCAGATCTCTTCGAGCCTGCAGATGAAAACAACCGTGGCTTGGATGAGATTTACAATGAGCCAACATACGCTCAGGGACTATTGGGATATGGTTATGCCATGCTTCCTTACAATACGAAGAGTGTTACTGATGTTGCTACAGATGACGCTGTAAGCAATGACTTGACAAATGGCTATCTCAAGATGGCTACAGGTTCTTGGACTGCTAATAGCGATCCTATGTCTAAATGGACAAATGGTCGTGCTAGTATCCAATATCTCAATATCTTCCTTCAGGAGGTAGATAAGGTAAACTGGGCAAAGGACGAGAATGCCCGTAAGATGTATTGTGATAGTCGTAAAGGTGAAGCTTATGCTTTGAGAGCTCTCAACTTGTATTATCTTTTGATGAATCATGGTGGATGGACAGCCGATGGCAAACTGCTTGGTGTTCCTAATTTGACAGAACCAGAGACTTCTACTGATGATTTCAACAAGCCACGTAATACATTCCAAGAGTGCTTGGATCAAATCTATAGCGATTTGGACGAGGCTGCCAAGCTTCTCCCTCTTGATTACAATGATTTGACTGATGATAACGCTGTTCCTGCCAAGTATAAGGAAATCGGTGTAAAGACCGCAGGAGACTACAACCGTGTGTTTGGTTCCATTATGCGTGGTCGTATCAGCGGTCGTATCGCTGAGGCTATTCGCTCACAGGTATCTTTGCTTGCAGCTAGTCCTGCTTTCTCTGAAGGTACAAACGTGGATTATGCTAAGGCTGCTGACGATGCAGCTACCGTTCTTGATCGTATCAATGGTGTGAATGGTTTGTCGGCTACAGGTAATAATTGGTTTATGCAAACCAAGGAAATAGATGCGCTTGGCTCAGGTGCTTGCCCTGCTGAAATTCTTTGGCGTGGCAGTCGTACCAATGGTTCTGAAGATTATGATTTTGGTCTGAACCAAGAGGCTGATAATTTCCCTCCGTCTCTTTATGGTAAGGGTAGAATCAACCCAACTCAGAATCTGGTCGATGCATTCCCTGCTGTAAATGGTTATCCTATCACCGATGCTCGTTCTGAGTATGATAAGTTGAATCCTTACAGCAATCGAGATCCTCGTCTTGACCTTTATATCATTCATGATGGTAGTACTTATAAGGGAAAGACCATTCATACAGACATTACGACGGCTAATAACAATGATGGTTTGAATAAGATTTCCAATTCTACTCGTACAGGCTATTACATGAAAAAGCTGTTGCGTGAGGATTGTAATCCTGACCCTAATGCAAAGAATGCTCAGTATCATTATCCTGTGTATATTCGCTATACTGAGATATTCCTCGATTACGCTGAGGCTGCCAACGAGGCTTGGGGACCACAGGGTAAGGGATCTCACAACTACTCAGCTTACGATGTAATCAAGGCAATCCGTGAGCGTGCCGGGGTTGGCGAGTTTGGCGAGGATCCATACTTGGATGAGTGCGCTGGTAGCAAAGAGAAAATGCGTGAGTTGATTCGCAACGAGCGTCGTTTGGAACTTTGTTTTGAAAATAAGCGCTTTAGCGACCTTCGCCGTTGGAAAGCTCCTCTAAATGAGGCTGTGCGTGGTATAGAAATCACTTCAGAGGCTGGTGCCCCATTATACAAAGTCATGAAGGTTGAGGATCGCAACTATAAAGATTACATGTATTACGGTCCTATACCACAGAGCGAAATGTTGAAGTGGAGCAACTTGCAGCAGAATAAGGGCTGGGAAGTAAAAAATAACGACTAA
- a CDS encoding SusC/RagA family TonB-linked outer membrane protein produces the protein MKRTAALCLVGAFCSLNAQAQNIQVKGNLVDGTGEPLIGATVKLKGNASVGAVTDLDGNFSISVPSENSTLVFTYVGMKTKEVKIGKKREFKLTLEDDNAIGEVVVVGYGQQKKASVVGSITQTTGEVLERAAGVSDVGSALTGNLPGVVTIQGNGMPGEEEPQIIIRGSSSWNNSDPLVLVDGIERPLSSVDISSVESISVLKDASATAVYGVKGANGVILVTTKRGQEGKAKIDVGFNATLKAPSKLPNKYDSYDALMLRNQVVERELGIYPEGVSYLRPQSFIDNYRNQTTQEQRERYANVDWQDALFKKSAVSYNANVNVSGGTKFVKYFASADFVHEGDLFREYDNGRNYNSGYGYNRINVRSNLDFAITSSTTLKVNVAGSNGVRKAPWSNMSNSEWQIGQQWAGAYNIAPDVFLPQYSDGTWGFYPAASNVSNSAQNLAIGGTAQATTTRINTDFTLEQKLDFITKGLNFRGTISWDNVFVETGRGINDLNNEAQTKYIDPETGQVTYGKELEGNNKFDWQQGVNWSTEGGSVDNNQTVRNLYYQLQLNWARKFGQHDVSAMGLFSRQENARGSVMPTYREDWAFRATYSYAGRYNIEYNGAYNGSEKFSKDNRFAFFNSGAIGWTITEENFMKSLRDKHIIDMLKFRASYGEIGDDNIGDPFDSSRRWLYMSQWAYGGKTTMDLDHTESIYTWYRQNTLGNDNVKWETVKKTNFGIDYGFLGGLITGSLDFFCDRRNDILIFGANRSVPSYFGTTAPTINKGKVRTSGYEWELKLNKVFANGLRLWGNFNMTHAKNKVILKDDAIFTPNYQKEAGFAMNQYHSYIDKGFINNIDDLIGSPAHDSNDNHRLVGDYYIVDFNGDGVVDSRDSAPVGYSSSPQNTYNATIGFEWKGFSAFAQFYGVTDVTRDVSLTSFGNMLDNVYDTGTWWNKNQGNAECILPRWGATASSYTYGTQFMYDGSYIRLKNVEIAYTWTKGWIKALGINYLKVYLNGNNLWLWTRMPDDREANLGGGGWLGAYPTVRRFNLGVKFSL, from the coding sequence ATGAAACGGACAGCAGCCTTATGCTTGGTGGGAGCTTTCTGCAGCCTGAATGCTCAGGCACAGAATATCCAGGTCAAGGGTAATCTTGTTGACGGTACAGGTGAGCCTCTGATAGGTGCCACTGTAAAACTAAAAGGTAATGCCAGCGTCGGTGCGGTCACCGACTTAGATGGTAATTTCAGTATCAGTGTTCCTTCAGAGAATTCTACCCTCGTATTTACATACGTAGGTATGAAGACCAAGGAAGTAAAGATCGGTAAGAAGAGAGAGTTCAAACTTACTCTTGAAGACGACAATGCCATCGGCGAAGTTGTAGTCGTTGGTTATGGTCAGCAGAAGAAGGCATCTGTCGTAGGTTCCATCACCCAGACCACTGGTGAGGTTTTGGAGCGTGCAGCTGGTGTCAGCGACGTTGGTTCAGCCTTGACAGGTAACCTCCCAGGAGTTGTTACAATCCAAGGCAATGGTATGCCTGGTGAGGAGGAACCTCAGATTATCATCCGTGGTTCTAGTTCATGGAATAATTCCGACCCTCTCGTTCTCGTTGATGGTATTGAACGTCCTCTGAGCAGCGTGGACATCTCTTCTGTGGAGAGCATCTCTGTACTGAAGGATGCTTCTGCTACTGCAGTCTATGGTGTGAAGGGAGCCAATGGTGTCATCTTGGTTACCACCAAGCGTGGTCAGGAAGGCAAGGCTAAGATTGACGTTGGTTTCAATGCTACGTTGAAAGCTCCTTCTAAGTTGCCTAATAAGTACGACTCTTATGATGCGTTGATGCTTCGCAACCAAGTGGTAGAGCGTGAACTGGGCATTTATCCTGAAGGTGTTTCATATCTTCGTCCTCAGTCTTTTATAGACAACTATCGAAACCAGACTACTCAGGAGCAGCGTGAACGTTATGCCAATGTGGATTGGCAGGATGCACTTTTCAAAAAGTCTGCTGTGTCCTATAATGCCAACGTGAACGTGAGTGGTGGTACAAAATTCGTTAAGTACTTCGCTTCTGCTGATTTCGTGCATGAGGGTGACCTCTTCCGTGAGTATGACAATGGTCGTAATTACAACTCTGGCTATGGATACAATCGTATCAATGTTCGTAGTAACTTGGACTTTGCCATCACAAGTAGCACTACTTTGAAGGTAAATGTGGCTGGTAGCAATGGCGTAAGAAAAGCTCCTTGGAGTAACATGAGCAATAGTGAGTGGCAGATTGGTCAGCAGTGGGCTGGTGCTTATAACATCGCCCCAGATGTGTTCTTGCCACAATATTCTGACGGCACATGGGGATTCTATCCAGCTGCTTCCAATGTAAGTAACTCTGCACAGAATCTTGCTATCGGTGGTACAGCACAGGCTACAACCACTCGTATCAATACAGACTTTACCCTTGAGCAAAAATTGGATTTCATAACCAAAGGCTTGAATTTCCGTGGTACTATCTCTTGGGATAATGTTTTTGTTGAGACAGGACGAGGTATCAATGACTTGAATAATGAAGCCCAGACTAAGTATATTGATCCTGAAACAGGTCAGGTTACTTATGGTAAAGAACTTGAAGGAAATAATAAGTTTGATTGGCAGCAAGGTGTGAACTGGTCAACGGAAGGTGGTTCTGTAGATAATAACCAGACTGTTCGCAACCTCTACTATCAGTTGCAGCTCAACTGGGCTCGCAAGTTTGGACAGCATGACGTATCAGCCATGGGCTTGTTCTCACGTCAGGAGAATGCACGTGGTAGTGTGATGCCAACTTACCGTGAGGACTGGGCATTCCGTGCTACCTATAGCTATGCAGGTCGTTATAACATCGAGTATAATGGCGCCTATAACGGATCAGAAAAGTTCAGCAAGGACAATCGTTTTGCCTTCTTCAATTCAGGTGCTATCGGATGGACCATTACTGAGGAAAACTTCATGAAGTCTCTTCGTGACAAGCACATCATCGATATGTTGAAGTTCCGTGCTTCCTATGGTGAGATTGGTGATGACAACATAGGTGACCCATTTGATTCTAGTCGTCGCTGGTTGTATATGAGTCAGTGGGCGTATGGCGGCAAGACTACGATGGATCTCGACCATACAGAGAGCATCTATACATGGTATCGACAGAACACTCTTGGAAATGATAATGTGAAATGGGAAACAGTTAAGAAAACCAACTTCGGTATTGATTATGGTTTCTTGGGAGGCTTGATTACTGGTTCTTTGGATTTCTTCTGTGATCGTCGTAATGACATCTTGATTTTCGGCGCCAACCGTTCTGTTCCTTCTTATTTCGGAACGACAGCACCTACTATTAATAAAGGTAAGGTTCGTACCAGTGGTTACGAGTGGGAATTGAAACTTAATAAGGTGTTTGCTAATGGCTTGCGACTCTGGGGTAATTTCAATATGACCCATGCCAAGAATAAGGTGATTTTGAAGGATGATGCCATCTTTACTCCAAATTATCAAAAGGAGGCAGGATTTGCCATGAATCAGTATCACTCTTATATAGATAAGGGCTTTATCAATAATATTGATGATTTGATAGGTTCTCCGGCGCACGACTCCAATGACAATCACCGTTTGGTTGGTGACTATTACATTGTTGATTTCAATGGTGATGGTGTTGTTGATAGCAGGGACTCGGCTCCTGTAGGTTATAGCAGTAGTCCGCAGAACACCTATAATGCTACTATTGGTTTCGAATGGAAGGGGTTCTCTGCTTTCGCTCAGTTCTATGGAGTAACTGATGTGACCCGTGACGTATCATTGACAAGCTTTGGTAATATGCTTGATAATGTTTATGATACTGGTACTTGGTGGAATAAGAATCAAGGCAATGCAGAATGTATCCTCCCTCGTTGGGGTGCCACAGCTTCAAGTTACACCTATGGTACACAATTTATGTATGATGGCTCTTACATTCGTTTGAAGAATGTCGAGATTGCTTATACCTGGACCAAGGGCTGGATTAAGGCATTAGGCATAAACTACCTCAAGGTTTACTTGAATGGTAATAACCTCTGGCTCTGGACTCGTATGCCTGATGACCGTGAGGCAAACCTCGGTGGTGGTGGCTGGTTGGGAGCATACCCTACGGTTCGCCGCTTCAACTTAGGTGTTAAATTCTCATTGTAA